In one Niallia taxi genomic region, the following are encoded:
- a CDS encoding LacI family DNA-binding transcriptional regulator: MRVTIKDIAKYCGVSSGTVDRALNNRPGIKEKTKQKVLQAAKDLKYRPDFTARSLVKGRTMTLGIVLFDLYNRSYAQLLTAVELKAREYGYFLYIALTDKDMENEKQCIEYLANHKVDGIILFSVNKGNEFEEYLHGFSIPIITIFNFLSTDWEYVGIPERAAMKNGVSHIIDKGYKQFIYISPPLKYKGITNIYTQEERLEGFLEALASNDLKEAEIIRHNDYLDYLEKINFRQRERTAIICSCDLYALEVMRFLKTKGYSIPHDVGIMGFDNIDVLKYVTPALTTIEYPVEAIGDKAVESLVYKIEKGSYINNENTELSYRFIAGESI; this comes from the coding sequence ATGAGGGTTACAATCAAGGATATCGCAAAATATTGTGGGGTATCATCAGGCACGGTAGACCGTGCGCTGAACAACCGCCCTGGCATTAAAGAAAAAACAAAACAAAAGGTACTGCAGGCAGCAAAGGATTTGAAATACCGTCCTGACTTTACAGCAAGAAGCTTAGTAAAAGGAAGAACGATGACACTTGGGATTGTACTGTTTGATCTTTATAACCGTTCATATGCACAGCTTTTAACAGCAGTCGAGCTCAAAGCAAGAGAATACGGCTATTTTTTGTATATTGCTTTAACAGATAAGGATATGGAAAATGAAAAGCAATGCATTGAATATTTGGCAAATCATAAGGTGGATGGAATCATTCTTTTTTCCGTTAATAAAGGGAATGAGTTTGAAGAATATCTCCACGGGTTTTCCATTCCAATCATCACCATTTTCAATTTCCTGTCCACAGATTGGGAATATGTTGGCATACCTGAAAGGGCTGCAATGAAAAATGGTGTCAGTCACATTATTGATAAGGGCTATAAGCAGTTCATCTACATATCGCCACCATTGAAGTATAAGGGAATAACGAATATTTATACACAGGAAGAAAGGCTTGAGGGCTTTTTAGAAGCACTAGCTTCTAACGATTTGAAAGAGGCGGAGATTATTAGGCATAATGATTATCTCGATTACTTGGAAAAGATAAACTTCAGGCAAAGAGAGCGGACGGCAATCATATGTTCTTGTGATTTATATGCTTTAGAGGTTATGCGCTTTTTGAAAACCAAGGGCTATAGTATTCCTCACGATGTAGGAATAATGGGCTTTGATAATATCGATGTATTGAAGTACGTTACCCCCGCTCTAACAACGATTGAATATCCTGTCGAGGCGATAGGCGATAAGGCGGTGGAAAGCCTTGTTTATAAAATTGAAAAGGGCAGTTACATAAACAACGAGAATACGGAGCTTTCATACAGATTTATTGCTGGAGAATCAATCTAA